A DNA window from Actinomadura luzonensis contains the following coding sequences:
- a CDS encoding YceI family protein gives MIHLPSTVEIPGYLAGTWKADPVHSEVAFTTARHGVRQARDGWTVDGELTLHGVTRQVPLAVEVNGFGADQWGAQRAGFSAMVEINRRDFGTPVEAGGVVVGDKVSISLEIQAVLQERGPVHDLNPAPAVRRRSSSSWRSWCASGGRRCSGGCLRPSAG, from the coding sequence ATGATTCACCTCCCTTCGACCGTCGAGATTCCGGGCTACCTGGCCGGCACCTGGAAAGCCGACCCGGTGCACTCCGAGGTCGCCTTCACAACTGCCCGTCATGGCGTCCGCCAGGCCCGGGACGGCTGGACCGTCGACGGTGAGCTGACGTTGCACGGCGTCACGCGGCAGGTGCCGCTGGCCGTCGAGGTGAACGGGTTCGGCGCGGACCAGTGGGGTGCGCAGCGGGCTGGCTTCTCCGCGATGGTGGAGATCAACCGGCGCGACTTCGGTACCCCGGTGGAGGCCGGTGGCGTCGTGGTCGGCGACAAGGTGTCGATCAGCCTGGAGATCCAGGCCGTCCTCCAGGAGCGAGGGCCCGTTCATGACCTCAACCCTGCTCCTGCGGTTCGCCGGCGGTCCAGTTCCAGTTGGCGATCGTGGTGCGCATCAGGCGGGCGGCGGTGCTCAGGTGGCTGCCTGCGCCCCAGTGCAGGGTGA
- a CDS encoding helix-turn-helix domain-containing protein, whose protein sequence is MEATAGRAAEERFDDEDYPAYSMGAAAEMLGVTPTFLRALGAARLIEPKRSSGGHRRYSRYQLRLAARARELVDQGTPVEAACRIIILEDQLAEALRINAAYERERTAGS, encoded by the coding sequence ATGGAAGCAACGGCCGGACGCGCGGCCGAAGAACGGTTCGACGACGAGGACTATCCCGCCTACAGCATGGGCGCGGCCGCCGAGATGCTCGGCGTCACCCCCACGTTCCTGCGGGCCCTGGGCGCCGCCCGCCTGATCGAGCCGAAACGCTCCAGCGGCGGCCACCGCCGCTACTCCCGCTACCAACTGCGCCTGGCCGCGCGGGCCCGAGAGCTCGTCGATCAGGGCACTCCCGTGGAAGCGGCCTGCCGGATCATTATCCTGGAAGACCAGCTCGCCGAGGCGCTGCGCATCAACGCCGCGTACGAGCGCGAGCGCACCGCCGGAAGCTGA
- a CDS encoding MarR family winged helix-turn-helix transcriptional regulator, which produces MSMEKEADGPAVDEAVRTLLLLMPRLVGRAKRLPIPAALQGLELAPRHLALLAHLEYDGPTSVNELAARLEVAPTTVSLMVSELSRPGVLQRTTDPADRRRRIIAIAPAYTAPISEWLSGSASAWESVMRELDPAGRATVIGALRAFEAALEQVSERHRNAK; this is translated from the coding sequence ATGTCCATGGAGAAGGAGGCGGACGGTCCGGCCGTCGACGAGGCCGTCCGTACCTTGCTGCTGCTCATGCCGCGGCTCGTCGGCCGCGCCAAGCGCCTGCCCATCCCCGCGGCGCTGCAAGGGCTGGAGCTTGCGCCGCGCCATCTCGCGCTGCTGGCCCATCTGGAGTATGACGGCCCCACCAGCGTCAACGAGCTCGCCGCCCGGCTGGAGGTGGCCCCGACGACCGTCAGTCTCATGGTCAGTGAGCTGTCGCGGCCGGGAGTCCTGCAACGCACCACTGATCCCGCCGACCGCCGCCGCCGTATCATCGCCATCGCCCCCGCCTACACGGCGCCGATCAGTGAGTGGCTTTCCGGCAGCGCCTCCGCCTGGGAAAGCGTCATGCGCGAGCTCGACCCCGCCGGGCGCGCCACGGTCATCGGCGCCCTGCGTGCCTTCGAAGCCGCGTTGGAGCAGGTGAGCGAACGGCATCGGAACGCGAAGTGA
- a CDS encoding SDR family oxidoreductase: MTRFTNSTVLITGGTSGIGFATARRFLDEGAYVVITGRDQTRLGTAAERLGSERVLPVRADVSVDADLDLLVRCVGAWRGALDVVFANAGIADFRPEPTPEDFDRIVGINVKGVFFTIQRALPLMGDGGAVVINASWTLHRGLPAASLYAAGKAAVHNLARTLGTDLAPRGIRVNSVSPGYIETEMYRSAIDPGAETRITAEVPLGSLGHPDHVAAAVAFLASDDASYITGQDLVIDGGLVAAAPLGLRL; the protein is encoded by the coding sequence ATGACACGATTCACGAACAGCACAGTCCTGATCACCGGCGGCACCAGTGGCATCGGCTTCGCGACCGCGCGCAGGTTCCTCGACGAGGGCGCGTACGTCGTCATCACCGGCCGTGACCAGACCCGCCTCGGCACCGCGGCGGAACGCCTCGGCTCCGAGCGGGTCCTGCCGGTCCGCGCGGACGTCAGCGTCGACGCCGACCTCGATCTCCTCGTGCGGTGCGTCGGGGCCTGGCGCGGCGCCCTCGACGTGGTCTTCGCCAATGCCGGAATCGCGGACTTCAGGCCGGAGCCCACCCCGGAGGACTTCGACCGCATCGTCGGGATCAACGTCAAAGGGGTGTTCTTCACGATCCAGAGGGCGCTGCCGCTGATGGGCGACGGAGGCGCCGTCGTCATCAACGCGTCCTGGACCCTGCACCGCGGCCTCCCGGCGGCCTCGCTCTACGCCGCCGGCAAGGCCGCCGTGCACAACCTCGCCCGCACGCTCGGCACCGACCTCGCGCCGCGTGGCATCCGCGTCAACTCCGTCAGCCCCGGCTACATCGAGACCGAGATGTACCGCTCCGCCATCGACCCCGGCGCGGAGACCCGCATCACGGCGGAGGTGCCCCTCGGCTCGCTCGGCCACCCGGACCACGTCGCCGCCGCCGTCGCCTTCCTGGCCTCGGACGACGCGTCGTACATCACGGGTCAGGACCTCGTCATCGACGGCGGTCTCGTGGCGGCGGCGCCCCTCGGGTTGCGCCTTTGA
- a CDS encoding helix-turn-helix transcriptional regulator — MRAFLRSRRARVTPADVGMPAGEGRRTPGLRREEVAVLAGVGVSWYTWLEQGRDINVSADVLDAVARVLRLEPAEREHLYLLAGLNPPQATPSESRVPDAVRRLLEGWLPRPAYVIDRHWNVLAVNRATEIVFQCDEYDHNCLVSFFTNARYRAAVVDWRDAARAMIGLFRADAARYPDDPEFGRLAADLCAASPAFAEIWAEFPVGGPTHGAKALEVPGLGTLTFEATTLPLPGHRLVLHTPAPGTGTQALLERLVVVSDPGSAGTAA; from the coding sequence ATGCGCGCGTTCCTCCGGTCGCGGCGAGCCCGGGTGACGCCCGCCGACGTGGGCATGCCGGCAGGCGAGGGCCGCCGTACGCCCGGGCTCCGGCGGGAGGAGGTGGCGGTGCTCGCCGGGGTAGGGGTGTCCTGGTACACCTGGCTCGAGCAGGGACGTGACATCAACGTCTCCGCCGACGTCCTGGACGCCGTCGCCAGGGTGCTGCGCCTGGAGCCCGCCGAGCGCGAGCACCTGTATCTGCTCGCCGGCCTCAACCCGCCGCAGGCGACGCCGTCCGAGAGCCGGGTCCCGGATGCGGTGCGGCGGCTCCTGGAGGGCTGGCTGCCGCGACCCGCGTACGTCATCGACCGGCACTGGAACGTGCTCGCGGTCAACCGCGCGACGGAGATCGTGTTCCAGTGCGACGAGTACGACCACAACTGCCTGGTCAGCTTCTTCACCAACGCCCGCTACCGCGCGGCGGTCGTGGACTGGCGCGACGCGGCGCGGGCGATGATCGGCCTGTTCCGGGCGGACGCCGCCCGCTACCCGGACGACCCCGAGTTCGGCCGCCTGGCCGCGGACCTGTGCGCCGCGAGCCCCGCGTTCGCCGAGATCTGGGCGGAGTTCCCCGTGGGCGGCCCCACGCACGGCGCCAAGGCTCTGGAGGTTCCCGGCCTGGGGACGCTGACGTTCGAGGCCACCACCCTGCCGCTGCCCGGCCACCGGCTGGTGCTGCACACTCCCGCGCCAGGGACGGGAACGCAGGCCCTGCTGGAGCGCTTGGTGGTGGTGTCAGACCCAGGCTCAGCCGGCACTGCCGCGTAG
- a CDS encoding PxKF domain-containing protein gives MSGRASATCPRSSARSGAIIACLVLTLTAGLTAAVLNTAPAHAAYPGVNGKIYFLMDGDIHSVNPDGTGAAPVVQGPENECAVDVSADGRKVVFGRCDTPSELYAANADGTGINRLTTGSGFNGRGLALSPDGTKIAYASADGLKTVNADGTGPATLVAGDAAQPAWSPDGTQIAYVSKMDIYLRDADGTNPRKLTHQAVTGASTRPDWSPDGTKILYIQSQMGPPPAVHVMNADGSGKTTQNVIATSAVWSPDGTKILLDHIGSLLTMDPDGSGQVALNRLANAVGDWAPSRFRFGGFQPPLAGPPAVNRRKAGAAVPVTFSVGAYLGLGILAPGSPSSQPYDVQTGEPTGPPEPAQAAGNSGLSYDPAAGVYTYVWKTDKAWQDTARRLILTFDDGTRHTADILFR, from the coding sequence TTGTCCGGACGAGCATCAGCAACCTGTCCGCGATCCTCGGCCCGTTCAGGAGCGATCATCGCCTGCCTGGTCCTGACGCTGACCGCCGGCCTGACGGCCGCCGTCCTGAACACGGCCCCCGCCCACGCCGCCTACCCGGGCGTCAACGGCAAGATCTACTTCCTCATGGACGGGGACATCCACAGCGTCAACCCCGACGGCACGGGGGCCGCCCCTGTCGTCCAAGGCCCCGAGAACGAGTGCGCGGTGGACGTCTCGGCCGACGGCCGCAAGGTCGTCTTCGGCCGCTGCGACACCCCGTCCGAGCTGTACGCGGCGAACGCCGACGGCACCGGGATCAACCGGCTCACCACGGGCTCCGGGTTCAACGGCCGGGGCCTCGCCCTCTCTCCCGACGGAACCAAGATCGCCTACGCCTCCGCCGACGGGCTCAAGACGGTCAACGCCGACGGCACCGGCCCCGCCACCCTGGTGGCGGGAGACGCCGCACAGCCGGCCTGGTCCCCGGACGGCACCCAGATCGCGTACGTGTCCAAAATGGACATCTACCTCCGCGACGCCGACGGCACCAACCCCCGCAAACTGACCCACCAAGCCGTCACCGGCGCCTCCACCCGCCCGGACTGGTCCCCAGACGGCACGAAGATCCTCTACATCCAGTCGCAGATGGGCCCGCCCCCGGCCGTCCACGTGATGAACGCCGACGGCAGCGGCAAGACGACGCAGAATGTCATCGCCACCTCGGCCGTGTGGTCACCGGACGGCACCAAGATCCTCCTCGACCACATCGGGAGCCTCCTCACCATGGACCCCGACGGCTCCGGCCAAGTCGCCTTGAACCGTCTCGCCAACGCCGTCGGCGACTGGGCGCCCTCGCGCTTCCGCTTCGGCGGCTTCCAGCCGCCTCTGGCCGGCCCGCCCGCTGTCAACCGCCGCAAGGCCGGCGCCGCCGTACCCGTGACCTTCAGCGTCGGCGCCTACCTGGGCCTCGGCATTCTCGCCCCCGGCTCTCCGTCCAGCCAGCCGTACGACGTCCAGACCGGCGAGCCGACCGGCCCGCCCGAGCCGGCCCAGGCCGCCGGGAACTCCGGCCTGAGCTACGACCCGGCCGCCGGCGTCTACACCTACGTGTGGAAGACCGACAAGGCGTGGCAGGACACCGCGAGGAGGCTGATCCTCACTTTCGACGACGGCACCCGCCACACCGCCGACATCCTGTTCCGGTGA
- a CDS encoding SDR family NAD(P)-dependent oxidoreductase, producing MENDRVENDRVEDDEVPERPAGAGRGRRAFFGLAAAAAGAAGLAGAVVIPPYLTDPPTSAPAPASPRGRFAGKVVLITGATSGIGEATARAFAAEGAKVGFCGRRAELGRRVEQDIREAGGTARYQQADVRDPDQLRRFVDETAAAFGRLDIAFNNAGITRTAPLHEMSLDDWTDVHHTNTRGVFLSIQYEVPHMLENGGVIICTASESRRPGGAAYTSSKQAIKGIVETAAMDYGPKGIRINAISPGTTDTALVRPASLPDAIWEAFKRAWGPLNAPGTHRMAMPEEIARSVVSLASAEFAYMAGSTVLVGGGPLGGGPMRMPPGFPSGR from the coding sequence GTGGAGAACGACAGGGTGGAGAACGACAGGGTGGAAGACGACGAGGTGCCGGAGCGGCCTGCCGGGGCGGGGCGCGGCCGGCGCGCGTTCTTCGGCCTGGCCGCCGCCGCGGCCGGTGCGGCGGGTCTGGCCGGCGCGGTGGTGATCCCGCCGTACCTGACCGACCCGCCGACGAGCGCGCCGGCCCCGGCCTCGCCGCGCGGCCGTTTCGCCGGCAAGGTCGTCCTGATCACCGGAGCCACCTCCGGCATCGGGGAGGCCACGGCCAGGGCGTTCGCCGCCGAGGGCGCGAAGGTGGGCTTCTGCGGGCGGCGCGCCGAACTCGGCCGCCGGGTCGAGCAGGACATCCGCGAGGCGGGCGGCACCGCCCGGTACCAGCAGGCCGACGTCCGCGACCCCGATCAGTTGCGGCGCTTCGTGGACGAGACGGCCGCCGCGTTCGGACGGCTGGACATCGCCTTCAACAACGCCGGCATCACCAGGACGGCGCCCCTGCACGAGATGTCCCTCGACGACTGGACCGACGTCCACCACACCAACACCAGAGGTGTCTTCCTGTCGATCCAGTACGAGGTGCCGCACATGCTGGAGAACGGCGGCGTGATCATCTGCACCGCCTCGGAGTCGCGACGCCCGGGCGGCGCGGCCTACACCTCCAGCAAGCAGGCGATCAAGGGCATCGTGGAGACCGCCGCCATGGACTACGGTCCCAAGGGCATCAGGATCAACGCCATCTCCCCGGGCACGACCGACACGGCGCTGGTGCGCCCGGCGTCCCTGCCGGACGCGATCTGGGAGGCGTTCAAGCGGGCCTGGGGCCCGTTGAACGCTCCCGGCACGCACCGGATGGCCATGCCGGAGGAGATCGCCAGGTCGGTGGTGTCGCTGGCGAGCGCCGAGTTCGCCTACATGGCCGGATCGACCGTCCTGGTCGGCGGCGGCCCGCTCGGCGGCGGTCCGATGCGCATGCCGCCCGGTTTTCCCTCCGGGCGGTGA
- a CDS encoding tautomerase family protein, giving the protein MPHLTVHLAENRLSGREPELVTALTEAIVDVYGEWARDHVGIRLTGVPAGRFAQGGKAVDTSASVILGVRAGVFDRPDADQITARLGTGLTDAITRVLGEELRTGTMVELVASPPERTFVGGAPSA; this is encoded by the coding sequence ATGCCGCACCTGACCGTGCACCTTGCGGAGAACAGACTGTCGGGCAGGGAACCCGAACTCGTCACCGCCCTGACCGAGGCGATCGTCGACGTCTACGGCGAATGGGCGCGGGACCACGTCGGCATCCGCCTGACCGGAGTCCCCGCAGGTCGCTTCGCGCAGGGCGGCAAGGCCGTGGACACGAGCGCCTCGGTGATCCTGGGCGTCCGCGCCGGCGTCTTCGACCGCCCCGACGCCGACCAGATCACCGCGCGCCTCGGCACCGGCCTCACCGACGCGATCACCCGCGTCCTCGGCGAGGAACTCCGCACGGGCACCATGGTCGAACTCGTCGCGTCCCCGCCGGAACGAACCTTCGTCGGCGGCGCCCCCTCCGCATGA
- a CDS encoding LysR family transcriptional regulator, producing MELNSLRQFLVVARLEHLSGAAEELRVAQPSLSRTIARLESELGTPLFDRSGRLRLNDAGKLFRDHVERSLGELDAGRRAVAEAVSQGVGTVRLASETFLTLTGPLAAFKRAHPAIEVDLRWMAAEEMGRHLRAQDVDLCVASQPIPAEGLEAVQLLDEAVGLATPLDHPLAGRTSVSIDELTGQPFVSARKGHWQRRLLDRLFTARDRTPKIVCEVDELSAIAALISAGLGVGLVPAFARTNPTRVPAAWVPVDDPDCRRAVTLHWGAGSHLSTAARLMRTTIANWNWTAGEPQEQG from the coding sequence ATGGAGTTGAACTCGCTCAGGCAGTTCCTGGTGGTGGCGCGCCTGGAACACCTCAGCGGCGCGGCCGAGGAGCTTCGCGTCGCCCAGCCGTCGCTGAGCCGTACCATCGCCCGGCTGGAGAGCGAGCTGGGCACACCGCTGTTCGACCGGAGCGGCCGGTTGCGGCTCAATGACGCGGGCAAGCTCTTCCGTGACCACGTCGAACGCTCCCTGGGGGAACTGGACGCGGGGCGGCGAGCCGTCGCCGAGGCCGTCAGCCAGGGTGTGGGCACGGTGCGGCTCGCCTCGGAGACCTTCCTCACGCTCACCGGGCCGCTGGCGGCCTTCAAACGGGCGCACCCGGCCATCGAGGTCGACCTCCGCTGGATGGCGGCCGAGGAGATGGGCCGTCACCTGCGGGCCCAGGACGTCGACCTGTGCGTCGCCTCCCAGCCGATCCCGGCCGAGGGCCTGGAAGCGGTCCAGCTGCTCGACGAGGCGGTCGGCCTGGCCACGCCGCTCGACCATCCGCTGGCCGGCCGTACGTCGGTGAGCATCGACGAGCTGACCGGCCAGCCTTTCGTCAGCGCCCGCAAAGGGCACTGGCAACGCCGCCTCCTGGACCGTCTCTTCACCGCACGCGACCGCACCCCGAAGATCGTCTGCGAGGTCGACGAGCTCAGCGCCATCGCGGCCCTGATCAGCGCGGGGCTCGGCGTCGGCCTCGTCCCCGCCTTCGCCCGCACCAACCCCACGCGGGTCCCCGCCGCCTGGGTCCCCGTCGACGACCCTGACTGCCGCCGCGCGGTCACCCTGCACTGGGGCGCAGGCAGCCACCTGAGCACCGCCGCCCGCCTGATGCGCACCACGATCGCCAACTGGAACTGGACCGCCGGCGAACCGCAGGAGCAGGGTTGA
- a CDS encoding SDR family NAD(P)-dependent oxidoreductase gives MTTMPRVALVTGATQGLGLALVQGLARRLEPADTVYLTGRDAGRIAEAVNATPRTGATVRGELFDVADPDAAGKLAEQMRQRHGGVDVVFGNAVMRIGPDDDPRALIDSYTQVNNFGTTRLLRAFAPLMRDGGRLIVVASSLGTLRHLAPVLHDRFDALTSLEEVDDQVAAWRDAVADGSARAGAWPGFVNIPSKIAQVAAVRVLAGRRREEDARRGILLAAVCPGMINTPTSGAWWDVRDAPSPAQAARPLLDLALGPVDPAHYGELVRFGKVLPWRPE, from the coding sequence ATGACCACCATGCCCAGGGTCGCCCTGGTGACCGGCGCCACGCAGGGGCTCGGGCTGGCCCTCGTCCAGGGGCTCGCGCGCCGCCTGGAGCCCGCGGACACGGTCTACCTCACGGGCCGCGACGCCGGCCGCATAGCGGAGGCCGTGAACGCGACGCCGCGCACCGGCGCCACCGTGCGCGGCGAGCTGTTCGACGTCGCCGACCCCGACGCCGCCGGCAAGCTGGCCGAGCAGATGCGGCAGCGGCACGGCGGCGTCGACGTGGTGTTCGGCAACGCGGTGATGCGCATCGGGCCGGATGACGACCCGCGCGCGCTCATCGATTCCTACACCCAGGTCAACAACTTCGGCACCACCCGCCTGCTGCGCGCCTTCGCCCCGCTGATGCGGGACGGCGGCCGCCTCATCGTGGTGGCCAGCAGCCTCGGCACCCTGCGCCACCTGGCGCCTGTCCTGCACGACCGCTTCGACGCCCTGACCTCCCTGGAGGAGGTGGACGACCAGGTGGCCGCGTGGCGCGACGCGGTCGCGGACGGGAGCGCGCGGGCCGGCGCCTGGCCGGGATTCGTGAACATCCCCTCCAAGATCGCTCAGGTGGCGGCGGTCCGGGTGCTGGCCGGCCGGCGCCGTGAGGAGGACGCCCGCCGCGGGATACTGCTGGCCGCCGTCTGCCCCGGCATGATCAACACTCCGACGTCGGGCGCCTGGTGGGACGTGCGCGACGCCCCGTCCCCGGCGCAGGCCGCGCGGCCTCTGCTCGACCTCGCCCTCGGCCCGGTGGATCCGGCCCACTACGGCGAGCTGGTCCGCTTCGGCAAGGTTCTGCCCTGGCGTCCGGAGTGA
- a CDS encoding GNAT family N-acetyltransferase, which produces MRHPLDTLDWPIHTERLLLRRAAPDDLDATWVFRQLPETHEWITAATKTYDDYRERFLREERLADLLIVELDGRVIGDLTLRIQNGWAQEEVADQAEGVQGELGWTLDPSYGGKGYATEAVRALIDISFRSLGLRRVHADCFYDNEPSWRLMERVGMRREQHTVRDSLHRTKGWLDGLSYALLAEEWPTHE; this is translated from the coding sequence ATGCGTCACCCTCTTGACACGCTGGACTGGCCGATTCACACCGAGCGGCTGCTGTTGCGCCGGGCCGCCCCCGACGATCTGGACGCCACCTGGGTCTTCCGGCAACTGCCGGAGACTCACGAATGGATCACGGCCGCCACGAAGACCTATGACGACTACCGTGAGCGTTTCCTCCGCGAGGAGCGGCTCGCGGACCTGCTCATCGTCGAACTGGACGGCCGGGTGATCGGCGACCTGACCCTGCGAATCCAGAACGGCTGGGCCCAGGAGGAGGTCGCTGACCAGGCGGAAGGCGTCCAAGGAGAGCTCGGGTGGACGCTCGATCCCTCCTACGGCGGTAAAGGCTACGCCACCGAAGCGGTACGCGCCCTCATCGACATCTCCTTCAGGAGCCTTGGCCTGCGCCGCGTGCACGCGGACTGCTTCTACGACAACGAACCCTCGTGGCGGCTGATGGAGCGGGTCGGGATGCGCCGCGAACAGCACACGGTGAGAGACTCGCTCCACCGCACCAAGGGATGGCTCGACGGTCTCTCATACGCGCTCCTGGCCGAGGAATGGCCCACTCACGAGTGA
- a CDS encoding LysR family transcriptional regulator has protein sequence MAFTDASLTALRVFREVAERGTLTAAATSLGYTQSAVSRQIASLERAAGAALLERRHDGVRLTPAGRIVLRHAAAVVDRIDAGARELAGLPDEPAVVRLGWFASAGAVLVPEALAALRRAHPEITVTGREGSTRALARALRAGTLDLAVLAAEPPFRPPDTETPPLETEILAERDLRVAVPAADPLARGSYVDVADLHGRRWIAGPAAGTGESATMGIWPGLDERPQVVHVARDWLTKLALVAAGCGLTTVPPSLAPAVPAGVRVLPVRGGPRERRRLLLARPPGPAAEAVARLAQALRAAVLTP, from the coding sequence ATGGCCTTCACCGATGCCTCGCTCACCGCGCTGCGCGTCTTCCGCGAGGTGGCCGAGCGGGGCACGCTCACCGCCGCGGCCACCTCGCTCGGCTACACCCAGTCCGCCGTCTCCCGCCAGATCGCCTCGCTCGAACGCGCGGCGGGCGCCGCCCTGCTGGAGCGGCGGCACGACGGCGTCCGCCTGACGCCGGCCGGACGCATCGTGCTGCGGCACGCCGCCGCCGTCGTGGACCGAATCGACGCGGGCGCGCGCGAGCTGGCCGGGCTGCCGGACGAGCCCGCCGTCGTGCGGCTCGGCTGGTTCGCCAGCGCGGGCGCCGTCCTCGTGCCCGAAGCGCTGGCCGCCCTGCGCAGGGCGCACCCGGAGATCACCGTGACCGGACGCGAGGGCAGCACCCGCGCGCTGGCCCGCGCGCTGCGGGCCGGCACGCTGGACCTCGCCGTGCTGGCCGCCGAGCCGCCGTTCCGCCCACCCGACACCGAGACGCCGCCGCTGGAGACCGAGATCCTCGCCGAACGCGACCTGCGCGTCGCCGTCCCCGCCGCCGACCCGCTCGCGCGCGGCAGCTACGTGGACGTCGCCGACCTGCACGGCCGCCGCTGGATCGCCGGCCCCGCCGCCGGGACGGGGGAGAGCGCGACCATGGGCATCTGGCCGGGGCTGGACGAGCGGCCCCAGGTCGTCCACGTCGCCCGGGACTGGCTGACCAAGCTCGCCCTGGTGGCGGCCGGCTGCGGGCTGACCACCGTGCCGCCCTCCCTGGCCCCGGCCGTGCCCGCGGGCGTGCGCGTGCTGCCGGTGCGCGGCGGGCCCCGCGAGCGACGCCGCCTGCTGCTGGCCCGGCCTCCCGGCCCGGCCGCCGAAGCGGTCGCGCGCCTCGCGCAGGCCCTGCGTGCCGCCGTCCTCACCCCATGA
- a CDS encoding YybH family protein, which translates to MPTQREVDEARIRQVVDEIAEGLQSKDPEGLKRLYATDIVSFDIEPPLQHVGIEAKLKNWAPVFTFFESVTYEVRDLTLTVGDDVAFGHAFARLSGTLKNGTATSGMWVRVTYCLRKIDGRWLIVHDQVSVPLDISSGRGVVDLEP; encoded by the coding sequence ATGCCCACGCAGCGCGAGGTGGATGAAGCCAGGATCCGCCAGGTGGTCGACGAGATCGCCGAAGGGCTCCAAAGCAAGGATCCGGAGGGTCTGAAGCGGCTCTACGCGACGGACATCGTGTCCTTCGACATCGAGCCGCCGCTCCAGCACGTGGGGATCGAGGCGAAGCTCAAGAACTGGGCGCCCGTGTTCACGTTCTTCGAGAGCGTGACTTACGAGGTTCGCGACCTGACGCTCACGGTGGGCGATGACGTGGCGTTCGGGCACGCGTTCGCCCGTCTCAGCGGCACGTTGAAGAACGGGACGGCCACGAGCGGTATGTGGGTCAGGGTCACCTACTGCCTCCGGAAGATCGACGGCAGGTGGCTGATCGTGCATGACCAGGTCTCGGTGCCGCTCGACATCTCCAGCGGCAGAGGCGTCGTCGACCTCGAGCCCTGA